Part of the Aquarana catesbeiana isolate 2022-GZ linkage group LG06, ASM4218655v1, whole genome shotgun sequence genome is shown below.
CCAACATCTACTTCTTGAAGCAGGAGCTACTCTCATCTGACTCAatccaccaccatggttcactggaCTGCTGAAGAGAAAGCCGCCATCAACTCTGTGTGGCAGAAGGTCGATGTTGAACAGGATGGACATGAAGCACTTACCAGGTATAACAACTTCCCTTGGTGTTGCTACTTTTTCAGAATCTCTCTACTATGCTACCAGTATTTTCTAACCTGAATCATTTAACAGTCTTCTAATTCTTTATTATTTCCATGGTTGCAAAATTGCAAAATGTAATTTAACTTAACAAAGAAAATAAATCTGATAATAGTTTTCCTTGTTTGTTGCATATTTTACACCTCTACTGTTTTTAAATTGTCCAAAGCCCATCATTGTGACTGTGAATTAGAGGAATAGAAAGCTATgagaaatctctccagtggggccacagacagaaaaaaaacaacctGGGAGAGATTCCAACCTTTTACCCACTCTATCCAAATGGAAAAAAAGAGGAATCAGTTATTTacttctgtctgtgtccccaataGGTGTAACCACCTTTTCTGTTTGTCCTGGTCACCATTATCACCTAGACtgaaaatgagagaaaatcccAAAGCTTgatttgccaccagaacaggaatagaagggaaatcttctcaaggggacactagttctggtgactaatgtctaagaggggattttcaACATTACaaagaaatttcctctcacttcctgttgtggctataggacaagaagtgaacggaaatctctccaatgggacacaggtagaaaaaaaaaaaaaactaaccaaggTTATAATCTTCCACTACTCTCTGGCTTGTTACGTTAATCTGTGcaaatattttaattaaaataatactttTCATGTATTTTACCAAAATTATATTTGTAATTTATTAATCTTTACTGATGtttctttctgttattttgttttctttcctaAAATGGGACTTCCTGCACTATAGTGTACTAAATGTTAGTTTTGAAAGTAACATATATCTTTAAACAGTGTGATAACATTTTTTAGTATTCATATCCTTGCACACATACAAGCAAGTAATATTTGGTACAAGTTCACAGGTACATACCACTCAGTCATACAGGTACTGCATGATACCCATGAAGTTGTATTTATTCATTGctgatgtatatactgtatgtttgaagGTTCCTGGTGGAAAATATTAATCaaacatgttttctttcatttttcatAGGCTGTTTATAGTCTACCCCTGGACCCAGAGGTATTTCAGCACCTTTGGAGATCTCTCCAGTCCAGCTGCAATTGCTGGTAATCCTAAGGTGCACGCACATGGCAAGAAGGTTTTGGGAGCTATTGGCAATGCCATCCATCACCTAGACAACGTGAAGGGCACTCTGCACAAACTCAGTGAAGAACATGCTAACCAACTGCATGTGGATCCTGAGAACTTTAGGGTATTAATCTTAATATTTTATTTAACACTGGGCTTGATTGCTTTCTATTGACCAAACAGAAATGTGCTTTATGACCCTATCAACTTTGTGAGTATATTTGAATCAAAAATGTCCATTTTGAGAAgtaagaaatatttaaaaacccaagcattcttttttttctgctgtttgtgTCTAATGGGGGAAGATTTCCACATGCTTTCTGTCTTAGAGActaaacaggaagtgtgagggAATCTATAAAAGTTTTAGAAAACAAAACCTCTTATACAATTTGAAATTGACTATGTGCCCCCATTAGAGGATGACCTTTCACCTCTGGTTCTGGAGACAATTGTATACACAAATAGGGAAACTTTTTTGCGTTTTGCTTTGGGTAACTAAAGCAgctgttatatattattatttttctaattaAATATTTTGATAAAGTAATTATTTGCTGAAATACTAATAACaaattttttggtttgtttgttttttatgtagcGTCTTGGAGAAGTGTTGATTGTTGTCCTGGCTGCCAAACTGggaaaagcctttagtcctcaagtCCAGCATGCATTGGAGAAGTTCATTGCTGTCCTGGTTGATGCTCTTAGCCACAGCTATCACTAAACAACAACATGAAAAGAAATCAGCATAGTTTTCACTGAGGCTGTGTATTAATGTGTGTTCCGTTTTCAgcacatgtaataaaaaaaaacttgaaaaaagttCCCTTCTGTAAtgtcatatttatttttaaatgctaaATTAACAATATGGCCTTTAAATGAAAATTCCTGTATGCCCTATCTattctgaccacgaaaatcagaGCTGGTCAAagtacgtccctccgtcatactctgccctgctttgctctcctctctcccccctcaccccctctttcctacctgtcagctgtgtctgtgtctctgtctccacccCGCTGCTactactattaaaaataaaaagcctaCAATGGTCACTGTCAgctcctctattagaggctggcatatcACACTAGGCAAGTCCTTTGTAAAAATGAGAAGTCTAAATACCtctttagagctatcttcaggccggtcaagtGACTCGCAGCCGCTTTACATCTAAGAGACGAAGCTTCTGCGGAGGAGACAAGTGGCCACTTGATCTcctcggctgacgtcagagggagatcacggctcctcccgcagaagacatccatcggagctgtaaagcgaccgcgagtcatgtgaccagcctgaaaaCAGCTGAAATTCGTTATTTAGAACGCTTGTGTTTTTAAAGCCACTGACATAGTGtgttatgccagcctctaatagaggggctggcatagtcttatatataaaagttaacaaaccctttaacacCATTTTAAGTTGGGTTTCTAACAGTCTAGaatcacctgctgtgtgtttacattagagggctTCTCTATAGAAAATACCTAAGATTTTGTACTTCTTTTGGAATTCTGTATggaatgcctatagctacagaggtaAATGCTGACTTGTAGAGCCAGGAATGCGTAACctgcagagtgaaggggtcagaagtgggtaatCTACAAAATGAAGGGATCAGGAGTTGTTAACCTACAGAGTAAAGGGGACAGGAGTGGGTAACCTACAAAGCAAAGGGGTCACAGTGGGTAAGCTACAGAGCATAGGGGTCAGGAGTAAAGGACACAAACTcatacactcttatgccctgtacacacgataggattttccgaccacaaaacTCATGTTTTtcttcgacggatgttggctcaatcttgacttgcatacacacggtcacacaaatcttgtcggtgattccgaacgtcaagaacacgatgatgtacaacacgtactctaagctgagaaaaatgaagttcaatagccagtgcggctcttctgcttgattccgagcatgcgtggaattttgtgcgtcggaattgtgtacacacgatccgaatttacgagaatggattttgttttttggaaaatttgagatccagatctcaaattttgtgtgttggaaattccgatggaaaatgtccaatggagcctacacacagtcggaatttccgacaacaagctcccatcgaacattttctatcggaaaatcctatcgtgtgtacggggcataacacactaatgcatacacacacacatacatatacacttgCACCAGGGCTGCCAAAAGAGGGGTAGAGCTAGCCCTCCTATACTGGGCCAAAACCCATcagattaatgggggggggggtagggcagaGAGCAGACTTTTTATTTCTCCTTGTGTGCAGGCAGCCCTTAGACTGTGCCTTCAAAAAAGTAAAGCAAAGTTCCCTAGGACCCAATGGTTCTGCAAAAGGACCCAGGAGCAGAGAGGGAACTTTTTCTCTCTTTTGTGTGCAAGCGGAAAACTCACAAATGCCACAGCTCCCAACAATTAAATGAGCAAGTAAATGAATGTGACATTTAACCAATGTTATGAATAggccttttttttattatattactaACTTAAATAtttataataactataaataacatgttattagatttttatttcaggagtatataaagtatatatatgagtttggcaattctagagaaattaTTAAATAATGCATTACGATTTACAAAAACCCATTCGattttggtcgactaaaatgtactggacattttagtctactaaaatatgactaacactaaaacaattcagatgactaaaataccactaaaactaaaatggcattttagtcaaaacactatgagtaaaacaaaatttaaatttgacatcaaaattaacactgatcccATCTTCTACGGCAGAAAATCAGTATAGATTGTAATATCAGCCACAACTACATGGAAAGGCTTAGCACTGCACTACCTTATTTTCCAAGTACCGGTATGTTGCTGACCTAAACACATCACAGTGCTACTTAGAGCCAATGTCATCAGATTATTGTTCCACAACCCTGGAGTGGTGGGGATAGGGGGTCTACTATCAGTCCTCATGATTACCCTTAGCGCAGAGGTAACAGTCAGGCATTTTGTAATGGATTCCTGTTTGTCAGTATATAGTTATATTTATAAGTTAATAGGGTTTGCTGGCCTGGTCAGTGCTAAAGGGGCTGAGagtaatcagaaaagaaagagaaaTAGTAGGGAGAAATTTAGATTAGTAGACATTGTTCTGTTCAGCATCTGTGTTCTCTATCCAttgacattatttttatttaacaaaataatCCTGGCTGTAGGCACCAGGGTCTGAAAAGTAAAATACACTATTATGCATGTACCTGTgtccctgtcatggttatgcaatagagttttctgtcagcttacctgtttccatgtgttcatctctaaagaccagctgcctctcacctgactggttttataacctctcctctaagcatggccccaccccaggccctatcagggaaccctatattaacctgtgcactgcaagccagcagtgctgattaaccattgtgtgttagctttcgtgtgtacttgctgtgtttcctacgtctgattccagttaccgactttggcctgttcttaactattcctgtctgctcgtgaccctgacctttggcgtgtccccgaccatccctgtttgcctgtgaccctgaaccgtggcgtgaactctgttgtccttgtctgcttgtggccccgaccttggcttgtcccttactttccttgctccagcctgctgcctccttcctcttctcctgtagtctaccgtgagcgtgagctgtgagaccctgggggccgcgacctggagccagacttcagcgcagtccatcctcaccactggaggctctggtgaacacctgctggctcttagactccgcgccctggggaatctatgctctagctcccagtgggatctgtgtcagtgatccagtagacctgcttcctgaacctcccagggttcaatccgcagaagtcagtcctagggtccactacctagcggtgcacttctgactcctacagagtgcatctgtcacctagcctcaaggtgacctgacagtcccTTTCATTTCCCCATGTCACACAACATTTTTTATAGGGTAAATACACTAAAAGATGAATATTTGCATTCCCACAGCCTCTGCAGCCAAAATATAAGTACTTGACCATGAATCTGAAAGCTGGTTTACCTAGTAATAATGCAGCAGTTATCTTCTCTGGTATTCCAAGATTCCTGTATGCTCTGTCCTGAGGATAGGGACTGAGCCATTATCCTCTAGGACCAAGCCTGTCCTCAGTCCAGCACATTTACAGCATTTTACAGGGCACTAGAGGTGAGATACGCAATGCACTCACCCTGGGCAAGCTGGAATTGGAATAGGAATTGCATTTTAGATATAAAAATAGTTAATAAGGTCCCCCCAGGGGCTTTAACGCAGCAGGGAGTAAGTCAgagaccagagctcatattttaaacaatATGTCGGTTTTAATTTTCATAATACAATTTTcataaatttgtatatatttttgtatttgtctGAATTACTTCCTGCTGCCTGAAAGCCCCTGGAAGAACCTGATTAACTATTTCTTTGTGTGTTCATTGAGGTGAGTAGCAACTTTTGTTTATTTCTATCtatgtgggtttttttattttgttgtgtttTAGTCATGTGGAAAGTAAATGATTATATTTATTGTTTACAGGCCAGAAATGTGAAATTCTTTCCTGATCCCTAACTGTAAAGTGAACATGAGCCTACACtatggacattaaccacttgccgaccagctcatgcagatatattgcggcaggttggctctcccgcATGAACcgatgtacctgtatgttgtttcgtGCAAGAAGGATAGCAGGCATGCACGCCGCGGGAGCGTGCTCGTggatcctgcggactcgatgtccaccgcgATCGCGTGAGCCCGTGACCCgcgatcgcggtgaggagaggcagaacggggaactgcctatgtaaacaaggcaattctccattctgccagatgacatgacagagataaaataaaaagaaatatactcacaaacgagctttaaaacaaggcttatcaATACTCCGGCAATAGCGAACAGTATCTCTAGACGCCTACAGCCTGGACCAGATATTTcgaggaaccagatggcatcgcaaGTGGCTCTCGTGTTACAGGGgcaaaccctcttcctcagagccatagCAAAGGTAGTTTGACCTCCTCTAGTATCCCCTTAATGTACCCACAGTCACATGTATGGGTAAATGCCCACCAGAGCCTGTCACACCTACACGAGTAGGCTCCGCCTACCATATCCATCCATCACACGGTGCAGACAGTGTGCTGCTATCGCCATCCCATCGCCATCCAATCCTCAAACACTTTCACTGCACGGAGCCAtccaccatgccactgccttccccACATAGGGCATGACACCGCAACTTTGCATGGCCTGCATAAAGACACCATCTTACACACGACAAGCCATCTGCTGTGTCCCCATACCATATCAGAATTTTGTTACCATATTTTTAAATTTAATGCAGAGGGAATACACTCACCACACTCAAAATGTTCCAGGCAGTGTGGCCTCACTTCTGATGTTAGTACTGGCAGAATTATGAGGAAGACTAGGGGACACTTGGGGGAGACATAAGGAGCTGGAGGGGTGGATTCGAGATGAATCTATTCCGCTCCAACAACAGTTGGAGCGGAACAGCTCCACCTGCCACTTCCGGTCGTGGCCAGCATCAATTCCGCCCTCCGGGAGACAGGAAGCTCCCAAGGGACAAGCTAAGCAGCCATCACCAGGAAGTGCAGGTGGATTTGCTTTCCACCcatcacttccggtcacggccgaCATCACTTCCGCCTTCTGGGAGGCCAGGGACTGCAGAGTGGTGCCATATCCTGCGGGGTGGTTCTAGGAGGGCGGACTTGGGCAATCTGGTGCTCGAGGCCCTTTCCCCCTCTAGTGGTAAACCACCCATAATAAGAGCACACTAACAAGCCTACCAGCAGCTCTCATATTGTTAACTAAGGGCTGTGGGCAGACACATAAATTGGTGAAGGAATGCCTCCAATGAAAGGAATTAGATACAATATGTAACTTAAATtgtataattaataaataaattaattaattaactaACCAATTAGATGAATAGATAGTTGGCATTGTATGGCAACTCATGGTGATAGAGTACCCACACACATGTAACGGACCTCAAGATGtaagtacatgtacacataagtgCACACTACCGGGGGCCACGGCACACACCAATAAATAACTAGAGTGCATTATTAGAATACAAGTCAAATCAAACAAAGGTGTGTGCTTAAGTCTACATGCTATAAATATGACTtagtaaaaattatatatacatagaaaacatataaaacttataaaatatataaaatgtaatatataaaattcatatatatagagtttggagtgtgactgtttgaggttgtgaacaggtgtcttttatactgataacaagttcaaacaggtgccattaatacaggtaatgagtggaggacagaggagcctcttaaagaagaagatacaggtctgtgagagccagaaatcttgcttgtttgtaggtgaccaaatacttcttttccaccataatttgcaaataaattctttcaaaaatcagacaatgtgattgtctggatttgttaccacattttatctctcatagttgaggtacacCTATGATGCCAATTACAGGCCTCtattatctttttaagtgggagaacttgcacaattggtggctgactaaatacttttttgccccactgtatttgtaaaaaaatttgaataccATTTATCGTTTTTctcccactttacaattatgtgccactttgtgttgatctatcacataaaatcccaataaaatacacttaagtttttggttgtaacatgacaaaatgtggaaaattgcaaggggtatgaatacctttttaaggcactgtattcaTAGGTCGCGTATACATTTGTAAATGGTgttcgtaccacacatgtgaggtattgaagTGAACGTTatagcgagagtaataattctagcaccagacttcctgtgtaactctaaattagtaacctgtaaaggcttaaaaacagttgcctatggagatatttaagtatCGTTGTTTGGCGccgttccacgagcgtgcacaattttaaagcgtgatatgttaggtatctatttactctgtgtaacatcatcttttatattttaccaaacaaatgtattgtgtttttgtgcattcaagTTCACTAAAGTGTAGTTTATCCCccaaaaaagttgtgtttaaaaaacCACTGGGCAAATACATTACATAAAATAcatcttattctctagggcttatatataaaatgtttttgatttttacatatatgggcaagtgtcagaattggcccagtgtTGAATTGgttaaggttacatagttacatagttaggtagTTAcataggtaaaaaatgtttaggattTAAACCTACTTTAAGCAAGACCAATGATGGAAGATGGGTGGAAAAACTAATGCTGGATAAAACATTGGCTTATGAAGAAAAGAAAGCATCAGGTTATGAAGAGACAACAGCTCCGACAAGCATTTTATCCTATCCCAAAGAGCTAGGGAATGACAGGTGATAGGGGTTTGTAGGCATCTCCTGGTCCCATGGTTGGAGCCAAAGTATATTATCAATGACATGTGGATCACAATCCACTGCTTCTGTATTGACCCAAAGGGGTACTTTTTGGATGGCATGGTATTTTGGAAGTGGAACCAGCTGGACTGCAAGATAATATTTTGAAAGTTCTGAATATCTTATTTCCTTCTGATCTTGGAAGGCATGACCAGGCTGTGCCCATATAAAATGTGAAACACAAAGCTGCAGCATGCTAGGAAAGTATGATGGGACTGCTATAGGCAAAATTACGAAGAGGCATAAAATCTTTGGCAGTAATGTCATTTTCACTATGGATATGCTGCCTAACCAGGATATCTGTAGGGAAAACTATTTTGACATAAGATCCGTCAAAAGGGTCAGCATGGGAGGATAATTTGCTCTATACAAAGTATCAGGATGTCAGTCTGCTacaatttctataaaaaaaattgtgtcttcCTACAAAATGATGTGGCTGTGTGCCACTCTTAGGCTGTGACACAGGGTGGCAGAGCTACTATGTTGGAAGTTGTCCATATTAGCTTTAAAAGACACTGATAGTTGCTCACATACACATCTGCTTTGATCAATCCAATACACTGCCAGTGAAAAGAAACCCCAGCCAGAATGATTGAGAGCAGCAGTTTGGACACATTTTCTGTTAATAACTAATATGGTgagaattttcttttattttgttgtataaatgggacagaaagtaaggtaacAATCTCTCCAGTGGTAACACCCAACACAGGTTCTAACCATTCACCTCAAGATCCACAAGTGGAAAGTAGACTTTGGCTGGAGGTTAACTATGCTTTCTCCATGTGAGGCTAGCAGGATTGTGCATTTTTGTGATAATTATTACTATCAGGGGTAGAGGCAAACAAGGTGTTTGCCTTGGGCGACATTTTTCAGGGGGGTGGCGCTGCCAGCCAGGTGACCGCTCTATAGCCACATAATGGCTACAAcatggtcgtccagttctgggaaggtgtctattgatgtcctcccagaaccgccCACTGCGGTGTGCACCCGGTGCAAACTGTGAACTTCGGACACAGTGATcatagattggggtaaagagccaatcacagtgattctttaccatgtgattagctgtgtccaatcacagctgatcacgatataAACGCATTTGCCgcttatctgcattttttttctcacgctgtcaCAGCATGAGAAGAGGAGCGAGCCAGTAActggccagtgtgaaaggggacatctacactgataatcagggcacagatcatcagtgtcctgatgatcagtgctgccccacagtgtcatcagtgctgccaatctgtgccaatcagcgtttccaattagtgcccatcagtgatgccaatcagtatccatcagtgctgccaatcagcgcctcctcaccagtgctgcatatcagtgcccatcagtgccgcctattagtgccatcagtgccgcctatcactgccacctattagtgcccatcagcgctgcatataagtgcagcttcatcagtgcctcctcatcagtgcccaccagtgccgctttatcctctgccctgctgaccccgccCTATGTCCCACTAACCCCATGCTCTGCCCCATTGACCACATACGTAGCACTTGGACTAATCAtttctcagggtctgatgaggaagccacagctgttcactgtgaatggctgcagcttcctcaatggaccctgagacaagaacggtataccgtggctggggtgggacaaatttagatggggaggGGCACACGATTTTAGTCttgtctagggcagcacaaaaccaaaatacaccactgattaCTATTAGGAAATCAAAATGAATAACTGATCATCAATTGATTGAAAACTCTTTTATGTTTATTTCTTATGTAAAGTAGTCTTATTTCTTTCCAACAGTTCCAACATGTTAAGCTATATTACagttttttgaaaaatgttatGACGTCCACAATATGGTTCATAAGTGACAGCAAGTAGCAGACATTTCCATAGGCCATTCTATCCTCCATTAGATATCCAATAGATAGCACTTTATTCAAGAAATATATtcaaaatacaattatataaaatataataatcatACACTCTCacacactaaggcctctttcacacggggcagatcagtcatgatccgccccgtgaacatccgcttgctcagcggggatcgctccgccgatccccgctgagcaggaagatgacaggtgcatcgctgcacgctgtgcagcgacggacctgtcagagcgccgctctcccctatggggggatcggatgatgacggtccgtagtgtccgtcgtcatccgatccgatccgaaaacggagggaaaagtaggtttttcctccgttacacttttcggatcggagcgggtcggatgtcagcggacatgtcaccgctgacatccgacgctccatagggatgaatgtatgtccgtttttcatccgaaaacggaaggatgaaaaacggacatacggatccctcgtgtgaaagaggcctaactgatTTTCTGGGTTTTAGGGTGCTTAAAGGACTTCAACAAAGAAGCACAGTAACATACATATTGGCACTGTCCCACCAAAACATTGTCATGGATTAAACATTTTATCTGCTGCTTTTCCCTTCTTCTGAGTGTTTGGAATCTCTGCTACTAATCTTTCATCTCTGAGGGCACCAAGGCACTGCCACTGTGGTAAGTGAAGTACCAGACACACTTTCTTCATACAAATATGCATTTCTACTATAAATATTGAATATGTAATTTAATTCCAATCTAGGTTAAATACATTGCACAGAAACTCTGAGAAATGCTACATTTtcgacatatacagtgccttgaccaagtattcataccccttgacattttccacattttgtcaaccaaaaaaataaatgtattttattgggattttatgtgatagaccaacacaaagtggcacataattgtgaagtggaaggaaaatgataaatggtttttaatttctttttacaaataaatatgtgaaaagtgtggtgtgcatttgtattcagccccctttactctgataccccatagctagaatctagtggaaacaattaccttcagaagtcacccagttagtaaatagagtccacctgtgtgtaatttaatcacagtattaatacagctgttctgtgcagccctcagaggtttgttagagaaccttagtgaacaaacagcatcatgaaggtcaaggaacacactggacaggttggggataaagttgtggagaagtttaaagcagagctaGGTTATAATataatatccaaagctttgaacatctcatggagcactattcaatccacatctcaggtggagaatctgtccacaggacaactattaatcgtgcactccacaaatcaggcctttatggaagagtcacAAGaaaaaagctattgttgaaagaaagtcaaaatgaattcccgtttgcagtttgcgagaagtgatgtgacacagcaaacatgtggaagaaggtgctctggtcatttgagaccaaaattaaaccttttggcttaaaagcaaaatgctatgtgtggcaggaaactaacactgcacatcaccctgaacacaccatccccactgtgaaacaaggtggtggcagcatcattttgtggggatgcttttcttcaacagggacaggggagctggtcagagttgatgagaagatggatagagctaaatacagggcaatctaaagaaaacctgttatgccccgtacacacgatttgaCTTTCtgaaacaaaaccgtggaattttgttcgaaggttgttggctccaacttgtcttgcatacacacggtcacacaaatgttggccaacaattatgaatgtgggaacgtggtgacgtac
Proteins encoded:
- the LOC141146637 gene encoding hemoglobin subunit beta-3-like, producing MVHWTAEEKAAINSVWQKVDVEQDGHEALTRLFIVYPWTQRYFSTFGDLSSPAAIAGNPKVHAHGKKVLGAIGNAIHHLDNVKGTLHKLSEEHANQLHVDPENFRRLGEVLIVVLAAKLGKAFSPQVQHALEKFIAVLVDALSHSYH